In Streptomyces longhuiensis, the following proteins share a genomic window:
- a CDS encoding carbohydrate ABC transporter permease, which produces MTTTVSKAAVVAERRPAKRGTGGVGRPGFAWALPATAFFVLFAVIPLVLVAVLSFTSWNGLGSPRFAGLDNWTKLFDDPVMLNSLWLSVLVTVLGVLVQTPLSILLGVWAAGRQRNRAILSAIYFVPLLLSATAVSVLWRTLLDPNFGVPSQAKWLFGDGNLLGMQSGAIGVLVFVGAWQFTPFHTLIYQGAARAIPQVLYQAAQIDGAGTVRQFFHITLPQLRNTMITSMILMVVGGLTTFDTVLILTQGGPGTDTTISAYYMYQKAFKSFDFGAGSAIALLLVVVATVISLVVVRVSGYDKMRSSVEGL; this is translated from the coding sequence ATGACCACCACTGTCTCCAAGGCCGCGGTCGTGGCGGAACGGCGGCCCGCGAAGCGGGGCACGGGGGGTGTGGGGCGCCCGGGTTTCGCCTGGGCGCTGCCCGCCACCGCGTTCTTCGTCCTGTTCGCCGTCATCCCGCTCGTCCTCGTCGCCGTGCTGTCGTTCACGAGCTGGAACGGTCTGGGCTCGCCCCGGTTCGCCGGGCTCGACAACTGGACCAAGCTCTTCGACGACCCGGTGATGCTCAACAGCCTCTGGCTGAGCGTGCTGGTCACCGTCCTGGGCGTGCTCGTCCAGACGCCGTTGAGCATCCTGCTCGGCGTCTGGGCGGCGGGCCGCCAGCGCAACCGCGCGATCCTGTCCGCGATCTACTTCGTCCCGCTGCTGCTGTCCGCCACCGCGGTCTCCGTCCTGTGGCGCACCCTGCTCGACCCCAACTTCGGTGTGCCGTCGCAGGCCAAGTGGCTGTTCGGCGACGGCAATCTGCTCGGTATGCAGAGCGGGGCCATCGGGGTGCTCGTCTTCGTGGGCGCCTGGCAGTTCACCCCGTTCCACACCCTGATCTACCAGGGCGCGGCGCGGGCCATCCCTCAAGTCCTCTACCAGGCGGCGCAGATCGACGGGGCGGGCACGGTGCGCCAGTTCTTCCACATCACGCTGCCGCAACTGCGCAACACCATGATCACGTCGATGATCCTGATGGTCGTCGGCGGCCTCACCACCTTCGACACCGTCCTGATCCTGACCCAGGGCGGCCCCGGCACGGACACCACCATCAGCGCCTACTACATGTACCAAAAGGCCTTCAAGAGCTTCGACTTCGGCGCGGGATCGGCCATCGCACTGCTTCTGGTGGTGGTCGCGACGGTCATCTCCCTCGTCGTCGTTCGGGTCTCGGGCTACGACAAGATGCGCAGCTCGGTGGAGGGCCTGTGA
- a CDS encoding carbohydrate ABC transporter permease — protein MSKQRPNYLAGLGSLAWLIIVGAPLYVLVSASVQSRADYGASGPLSLPRHFTLRNYLDDFSTGFGRYFLNTVIVTVCVVAIVLVVVPPLSYTIVRSRGRVTTAVFRLFLLGLAIPAQAVIVPMFYVISKAGLYDNLIGVILPTAAFSLPMCALVLTGVMRDITPDLYEAMAIDGASSWRVFHQLVLPLSRGGLSTIAVFSALQAWNGFLFPLVLTQSDSTKVITLGLYNFRTQYGINVPGLLAAVVLSMVPVLLVYLFARRTLVQGLMGVGGK, from the coding sequence GTGAGCAAGCAACGCCCCAACTACCTGGCCGGCCTGGGCTCCCTGGCCTGGCTGATCATCGTCGGCGCACCGCTCTACGTCCTGGTCTCGGCCTCGGTGCAGTCGCGCGCCGACTACGGCGCGAGCGGGCCGCTGAGCCTGCCGCGGCACTTCACGCTGCGGAACTACCTCGACGACTTCTCCACCGGCTTCGGCCGGTACTTCCTCAACACGGTGATCGTGACCGTGTGCGTGGTCGCCATCGTCCTCGTGGTGGTGCCGCCGCTGTCGTACACCATCGTCCGCAGTCGCGGCCGCGTCACGACCGCCGTCTTCCGTCTCTTCCTGCTCGGTCTCGCCATCCCCGCGCAGGCGGTGATCGTGCCGATGTTCTACGTCATCAGCAAGGCCGGGCTCTACGACAACCTCATCGGCGTCATCCTGCCGACCGCCGCCTTCTCGCTCCCCATGTGCGCCCTGGTCCTGACCGGCGTGATGCGCGACATCACCCCGGATCTCTACGAGGCCATGGCCATCGACGGCGCGTCGTCCTGGCGGGTGTTCCATCAGCTCGTGCTCCCGCTGTCGCGGGGCGGGCTGTCCACGATCGCGGTCTTCTCCGCCCTTCAGGCGTGGAACGGCTTCCTGTTCCCCCTGGTGCTCACCCAGTCCGACTCCACCAAGGTGATCACCCTGGGGCTCTACAACTTCCGCACCCAGTACGGCATCAACGTCCCGGGGCTGCTGGCCGCCGTGGTCCTTTCCATGGTGCCCGTCCTGCTCGTCTACCTGTTCGCCCGGCGCACCCTGGTCCAGGGGCTCATGGGCGTGGGAGGAAAGTGA
- a CDS encoding beta-glucosidase family protein: MTHNVAVTTDSTTTPLWRDTTLDHETRADALVAEMTLQEKVAQLFGVWVGASDEGGEVAPYQHEMEEVVDLEALLPHGLGQLTRPFGTAPVDPALGALSLLRTQRRIAAGNRFGIPAVAHEECLAGFAAWGATAYPVPLSWGATFDPALVRRMAGAIGQDMRSVGVHQGLAPVLDVVRDARWGRVEETIGEDPYLVGTLGTAYVRGLESAGIVATLKHFVGYSASRAGRNLAPVGMGPRERADVMLLPFEMALREGGARSVMHAYTDTDGVPSAADEQLLTGLLRDTWGFTGTVVADYFGVGFLKTLHGVAATWGEAAGAALSAGVDVELPTVKAFGQPLLDAVADGRVSEAVVDRALRRVLVQKAQLGLLDGGWDAVPPALAGADLGDPRALRGTVALDTADRRALAREVAEQAVVLLRNDGTLPLDRPARIAVVGPTADTATAVLGCYAFPVHVGARHPEVPAGIELPTLIESLRAEFPDSEVVTAPGCGIDDTGTDGFAEAVELARGADVVILALGDRAGLFGRGTSGEGCDADSLALPGVQEQLLDALLDAGTPVVVTLLAGRPYALGRAVRESAAVVQSFFPGEEGTPAIAGVLSGRVAPSGRLPVSIPNGPGAQPSTYLAARLGQVNEVSNIDPTPAFGFGHGLTYTSFDWSDLTVERATVGTDGEAELAFTVRNSGERDGTEVVQLYLHDPVASVVQPVQRLVGFVRLALAPGQAARVGVAVPADLASFTGRDGRRIVEPGELELRLGASSTDVRLTAQVTLTGPVRAVDHTRRLHADFGVTPS; encoded by the coding sequence GTGACCCACAACGTGGCCGTAACGACAGACTCCACCACCACACCCCTGTGGCGCGACACGACCCTCGACCACGAGACGCGCGCCGACGCCCTCGTCGCCGAGATGACCCTCCAGGAGAAGGTCGCCCAGCTGTTCGGCGTGTGGGTCGGGGCGTCCGACGAGGGCGGCGAAGTCGCCCCGTACCAGCACGAGATGGAGGAGGTGGTCGACCTCGAGGCGCTGCTGCCGCACGGGCTCGGGCAGCTCACCAGGCCCTTCGGCACCGCGCCCGTCGACCCCGCCCTCGGCGCGCTGTCCCTGCTGCGCACCCAGCGCCGCATCGCCGCGGGAAACCGCTTCGGCATCCCGGCCGTGGCCCACGAGGAGTGCCTCGCGGGCTTCGCCGCCTGGGGCGCGACCGCCTACCCCGTCCCGCTCTCGTGGGGCGCGACGTTCGATCCGGCGCTGGTGCGGCGCATGGCCGGGGCCATCGGGCAGGACATGCGTTCCGTGGGTGTGCACCAGGGTCTCGCCCCTGTGCTCGACGTCGTGCGCGACGCCCGGTGGGGCCGCGTCGAGGAGACCATCGGCGAGGATCCGTACCTCGTCGGAACCCTCGGCACCGCCTACGTCCGGGGCCTGGAGTCCGCCGGGATCGTCGCCACCTTGAAGCACTTCGTGGGCTACTCCGCCTCCCGTGCGGGACGGAACCTCGCGCCCGTCGGCATGGGACCCAGGGAGCGCGCCGATGTGATGCTGCTGCCGTTCGAGATGGCGCTGCGGGAGGGCGGAGCCCGCTCGGTGATGCACGCCTACACCGACACGGACGGCGTCCCTTCAGCTGCCGACGAACAACTGCTCACGGGGCTGCTGCGGGACACCTGGGGCTTCACGGGGACGGTGGTGGCGGACTACTTCGGTGTCGGGTTCCTCAAGACCCTGCACGGTGTCGCCGCCACGTGGGGCGAGGCCGCCGGGGCCGCGCTGAGCGCCGGGGTGGACGTGGAACTGCCCACCGTCAAGGCGTTCGGGCAGCCGCTCCTCGACGCGGTCGCGGACGGTCGGGTGTCCGAGGCCGTCGTGGACCGCGCGCTGCGCCGCGTGCTCGTGCAGAAGGCGCAGCTGGGCCTTCTCGACGGCGGGTGGGACGCGGTGCCGCCGGCGCTGGCCGGTGCCGACCTCGGGGACCCCCGGGCGCTGCGCGGAACCGTGGCCCTCGACACCGCGGACCGCCGCGCCCTCGCCCGGGAGGTCGCCGAACAGGCCGTCGTGCTGCTCCGCAACGACGGCACACTCCCCCTGGACCGGCCCGCCAGGATCGCGGTGGTCGGCCCGACCGCCGACACCGCGACGGCCGTCCTCGGCTGCTACGCGTTCCCGGTGCACGTGGGCGCGAGGCACCCCGAGGTACCGGCCGGCATCGAACTGCCCACCCTGATCGAGTCGTTGAGGGCCGAGTTCCCGGACAGCGAGGTCGTCACCGCGCCCGGGTGCGGCATCGACGACACCGGCACCGACGGTTTCGCCGAGGCCGTGGAGCTGGCCCGTGGCGCCGACGTCGTGATTCTCGCGCTCGGCGACCGCGCCGGCCTCTTCGGCCGGGGCACCAGCGGCGAGGGCTGCGACGCGGACTCGCTCGCGCTGCCGGGCGTGCAGGAGCAGCTCCTCGACGCGCTCCTGGACGCCGGCACACCGGTCGTGGTGACGCTCCTGGCAGGGCGCCCGTACGCGCTCGGCCGTGCGGTACGGGAGTCGGCCGCCGTCGTCCAGTCGTTCTTCCCGGGCGAGGAGGGCACCCCCGCGATCGCCGGTGTGCTCAGCGGGCGGGTCGCCCCGTCGGGACGGCTGCCGGTCAGCATCCCGAACGGCCCGGGGGCCCAGCCGTCCACGTATCTGGCGGCGCGGCTCGGGCAGGTCAACGAAGTGTCGAACATCGACCCGACTCCGGCGTTCGGCTTCGGACACGGTCTGACGTACACGTCGTTCGACTGGTCCGATCTCACCGTGGAGCGCGCGACGGTCGGCACGGACGGCGAGGCCGAACTCGCCTTCACCGTGCGGAACTCGGGTGAGCGGGACGGGACCGAGGTCGTGCAGCTCTATCTGCACGACCCGGTCGCCTCGGTCGTGCAGCCCGTCCAGCGGCTGGTCGGGTTCGTGCGCCTGGCACTCGCGCCGGGGCAGGCCGCGCGGGTCGGGGTGGCGGTGCCCGCGGATCTCGCCTCGTTCACCGGGCGGGACGGTCGGCGGATCGTCGAGCCGGGCGAACTGGAGCTGAGGCTCGGGGCGTCCAGCACCGATGTCCGGCTGACCGCGCAGGTGACGCTCACCGGTCCCGTGCGGGCGGTGGATCACACCCGCAGGCTGCACGCCGATTTCGGCGTCACCCCGTCCTGA
- a CDS encoding M13 family metallopeptidase produces MSILDDARPGMNPEIRPQDDLFGHVNGHWLDTEPIPEDRSSWGPFVQLADTAEEQVKAIIEELAAGTESTSADAGEAHKIAALYASFMDEQAIEALGLAPARPLIDEVAAIADLRGLATFLGRFERVGGSGLFGSYVDTDDRNSDRYLVNVVQGGLGLPDESYYRDDKFAEIRDKYVTYLTDLLTLAEHADPAAAARTVLAIETRLAAGHWERAETRDVQKTYNLTALDELKSLTPEFDWHGYTAGLGGTDATIAETCVRQPSYFAHLSQVLTEFPIEQWRDWVLVRVLRAAAPYLSDAFVQNNFDFYGRTLNGTPELRARWKRGVALVESAMGEAVGKEYVARHFPPASKAMMDELVANLLEAYRQSIAQLDWMTDETKERAYEKLATFRPKIGYPDKFRDYSKLQVTADDLVANAQAAAAFETDRELAKIGSPVDRDEWFMLPQTVNAYYNPGTNEICFPAGILQKPFFAPDADPAENYGGIGSVIGHEIGHGFDDQGAQYDGAGNLNDWWTASDKTSFEAKSKALIEQYDGFSPRNLPGESVNGALTVGENIGDLGGLTIGHKAYVISLGDTPSPEHEATTGSQRLFLNWAYCWRTKRRKEQEQQYLTIDPHSPPEFRANIVRNLDEFHDAFGTSDSDGLWLDPADRVRIW; encoded by the coding sequence ATGAGCATTCTTGATGACGCCCGCCCGGGTATGAACCCCGAGATCCGGCCGCAGGACGACCTGTTCGGCCACGTCAACGGCCACTGGCTGGACACCGAGCCGATCCCCGAGGACCGCTCGAGCTGGGGCCCCTTCGTGCAGCTCGCCGACACCGCCGAGGAGCAGGTCAAGGCGATCATCGAGGAACTCGCGGCCGGGACCGAGTCGACCTCGGCCGACGCCGGCGAGGCGCACAAGATCGCCGCGCTCTACGCCTCCTTCATGGACGAGCAGGCCATCGAGGCGCTCGGCCTCGCGCCGGCCCGCCCGCTGATCGACGAGGTCGCGGCCATCGCCGACCTCCGGGGCCTCGCGACGTTCCTCGGCCGCTTCGAGCGCGTCGGCGGCTCCGGCCTCTTCGGGTCGTACGTCGACACCGACGACCGCAACTCCGACCGCTACCTCGTCAACGTCGTGCAGGGCGGCCTCGGCCTGCCCGACGAGTCGTACTACCGGGACGACAAGTTCGCCGAGATCCGCGACAAGTACGTCACCTACCTCACCGATCTTCTGACGCTCGCCGAGCACGCCGACCCCGCGGCCGCCGCGCGGACGGTCCTCGCCATCGAGACCAGGCTGGCCGCGGGCCACTGGGAGCGGGCCGAGACCCGTGACGTGCAGAAGACGTACAACCTCACCGCCCTGGACGAACTCAAGTCCCTGACGCCGGAGTTCGACTGGCACGGCTACACCGCCGGGCTCGGTGGCACCGACGCGACCATCGCCGAGACCTGCGTCCGGCAGCCCTCGTACTTCGCCCACCTCTCCCAGGTCCTGACCGAGTTCCCCATCGAGCAGTGGCGCGACTGGGTGCTGGTGCGCGTGCTGCGCGCCGCGGCGCCGTACCTCTCGGACGCCTTCGTCCAGAACAACTTCGACTTCTACGGGCGCACGCTCAACGGCACCCCGGAGCTGCGCGCACGCTGGAAGCGCGGCGTCGCGCTCGTCGAGAGCGCGATGGGCGAGGCCGTCGGCAAGGAGTACGTGGCCCGGCACTTCCCGCCGGCGTCCAAGGCGATGATGGACGAGCTCGTCGCCAACCTCCTGGAGGCCTACCGCCAGTCGATCGCCCAGCTCGACTGGATGACCGACGAGACGAAGGAGCGGGCGTACGAGAAGCTCGCCACGTTCCGCCCCAAGATCGGCTACCCGGACAAGTTCCGCGACTACTCGAAGCTCCAGGTCACCGCGGACGACCTGGTCGCCAACGCGCAGGCGGCCGCGGCGTTCGAGACGGACCGCGAGCTCGCCAAGATCGGCTCGCCGGTCGACCGCGACGAGTGGTTCATGCTGCCGCAGACGGTGAACGCGTACTACAACCCGGGCACCAACGAGATCTGCTTCCCCGCGGGCATCCTGCAGAAGCCGTTCTTCGCGCCCGACGCCGACCCGGCCGAGAACTACGGCGGCATCGGCTCCGTGATCGGCCACGAGATCGGCCACGGCTTCGACGACCAGGGCGCCCAGTACGACGGCGCGGGCAACCTCAACGACTGGTGGACCGCCTCCGACAAGACCTCGTTCGAGGCCAAGTCGAAGGCCCTCATCGAGCAGTACGACGGCTTCTCGCCGCGCAACCTGCCCGGCGAGTCCGTCAACGGCGCGCTCACCGTCGGCGAGAACATCGGCGACCTCGGCGGCCTGACCATCGGCCACAAGGCGTACGTCATCTCGCTCGGCGACACCCCGTCGCCGGAGCACGAGGCCACGACCGGTTCCCAGCGCCTGTTCCTCAACTGGGCCTACTGCTGGCGCACCAAGCGGCGCAAGGAGCAGGAGCAGCAGTACCTGACGATCGACCCGCACTCGCCGCCGGAGTTCCGCGCGAACATCGTGCGCAACCTCGACGAGTTCCACGACGCGTTCGGCACGTCGGACAGCGACGGCCTGTGGCTCGACCCGGCGGACCGCGTGCGCATCTGGTAG
- a CDS encoding FAD-dependent oxidoreductase produces the protein MTTPHHPVAIVGGGLGGLVLSRVLHLGGVEAAVYDLEASAAARPQGGMLDMHVESGQAALRAAGLHEEFLAAIHPGGEAMRILDKHGTVRMEEGDDGGTDGRPEVSRHDLRDMLLASLPQDTIRWGAKVTGARPLAGGRHEVTLASGETFTTDLLVGADGAWSKVRPLLSDARPAYSGISFVEAHLDDADTLHPESAEVVGGGSLFALGDEKGFLAHRESDGRLHIYCALRVPADWFTTSGIDFTDTEAAKARVLTSFDGWDEALRGLIGDADGALFPRPIHALPVGHRWDRVPGVTLLGDAAHLMSPFAGEGANLAMLDGAELAAAILAHPGETEKALTVYEEALFPRSEHAAAESADNLDVIFHPDAPQGLLDMFASFHEEAEAAGTGS, from the coding sequence ATGACCACCCCCCACCACCCCGTCGCGATCGTCGGCGGAGGCCTCGGTGGCCTCGTCCTCTCACGTGTCCTGCACCTCGGCGGCGTCGAAGCGGCCGTCTACGACCTGGAGGCCTCCGCCGCCGCCCGCCCCCAGGGCGGCATGCTCGACATGCACGTCGAGTCCGGCCAGGCCGCACTGCGCGCCGCGGGCCTCCACGAGGAGTTCCTCGCCGCCATCCACCCGGGTGGCGAGGCCATGCGGATCCTGGACAAGCACGGCACCGTGCGCATGGAGGAGGGCGACGACGGCGGCACCGACGGCCGGCCGGAGGTCAGCCGGCACGATCTGCGCGACATGCTGCTCGCCTCGCTGCCGCAGGACACCATCCGCTGGGGCGCCAAGGTCACCGGCGCCCGCCCGCTGGCCGGGGGCCGCCACGAGGTGACCCTCGCGTCCGGCGAGACCTTCACGACCGACCTGCTCGTCGGCGCCGACGGCGCCTGGTCCAAGGTCCGCCCGCTGCTCTCCGACGCCCGCCCCGCCTACTCCGGCATCTCGTTCGTCGAGGCGCACCTCGACGACGCGGACACGCTTCACCCGGAGAGCGCCGAAGTCGTCGGCGGCGGATCGCTGTTCGCGCTCGGGGACGAGAAGGGCTTCCTCGCCCACCGCGAGAGCGACGGACGGCTGCACATCTACTGCGCGCTGAGGGTGCCCGCCGACTGGTTCACCACCAGCGGCATCGACTTCACCGACACCGAGGCGGCCAAGGCCCGTGTCCTCACGTCCTTCGACGGCTGGGACGAGGCGCTGCGCGGACTCATCGGCGACGCCGACGGCGCGCTCTTCCCGCGGCCCATCCACGCCCTGCCCGTCGGACACCGGTGGGACCGGGTCCCGGGTGTGACCCTGCTCGGCGACGCCGCCCACCTGATGTCGCCGTTCGCCGGCGAGGGCGCCAATCTGGCGATGCTCGACGGCGCCGAGCTGGCCGCCGCGATCCTGGCGCACCCCGGCGAGACCGAGAAGGCACTCACCGTCTACGAGGAGGCACTCTTCCCCCGCAGCGAGCACGCCGCGGCCGAGTCCGCCGACAACCTCGACGTCATCTTCCACCCCGACGCCCCGCAGGGTCTGCTCGACATGTTCGCGTCCTTCCACGAGGAGGCGGAAGCCGCGGGAACGGGTTCGTGA
- a CDS encoding TetR/AcrR family transcriptional regulator → MSPQPAAPRSRRERPAKPALTRDGIVAAAVAIMRDEGLKRVTMRRLAQELDTGPASLYVYVRNTAELHAAILDELLGEVDLSPATAPGDWQDRLVRILSSYTAVLFEHPSLARSALVAMPSGEHYLDLLEALLALLAEGGIPDAQAAWGVDALLQYATSTAAEQSTRDRDEDAQGDWDALTTALRDVSATTHPRLAALGDELLSGPGGARLDWGLRVLINGMPHTPRPSTTDVP, encoded by the coding sequence GTGTCCCCCCAGCCCGCAGCACCCCGCAGCCGCCGAGAGCGTCCGGCCAAGCCCGCCCTGACCCGGGACGGCATCGTCGCGGCCGCCGTCGCGATCATGCGCGACGAGGGCCTCAAGCGCGTCACCATGCGCCGCCTGGCGCAGGAGCTCGACACGGGCCCGGCCTCGCTCTACGTGTACGTGCGCAACACCGCCGAGCTGCACGCGGCCATCCTGGACGAGCTGCTCGGCGAGGTCGACCTCTCCCCCGCCACCGCTCCGGGTGACTGGCAGGACCGCCTCGTGCGGATCCTGTCCTCGTACACCGCGGTGTTGTTCGAGCATCCGAGCCTCGCCCGGTCGGCGCTGGTGGCGATGCCCTCCGGCGAGCACTACCTCGATCTGCTCGAAGCCCTCCTCGCGCTGCTCGCCGAGGGCGGCATCCCGGACGCGCAGGCCGCGTGGGGCGTGGACGCCCTTCTGCAGTACGCCACTTCGACCGCGGCCGAGCAGTCCACCCGCGACCGGGACGAGGACGCCCAGGGCGACTGGGACGCGCTGACCACCGCGCTGCGCGACGTGTCCGCGACGACCCACCCCCGCCTCGCGGCGCTGGGTGACGAGCTGCTGTCCGGGCCGGGCGGGGCCCGCCTCGACTGGGGCCTGCGGGTACTGATCAACGGGATGCCGCACACACCCAGGCCGTCCACCACGGACGTTCCGTGA
- a CDS encoding YceI family protein: protein MGEHPVPEAGTYEIDPAASSVNFRMRTVFGLFPVRGSFRITRGRIDVAGPVEKSTVDVRIGADTFESGVARRDEHVRSADYLDVATHPEFVFRGDGVEAGSGGTVLTGELTVLGVSRPVDVTVESVTVEGRGLTVVASAVVDRYAFGVTTAKGMTGRRLTVRLDVRATR, encoded by the coding sequence GTGGGAGAACATCCTGTGCCGGAGGCCGGCACGTACGAGATCGATCCGGCGGCGTCGAGCGTGAACTTCCGTATGCGCACGGTCTTCGGGCTGTTCCCGGTGCGGGGGAGCTTCCGGATCACGCGGGGACGGATCGACGTGGCCGGACCTGTCGAGAAGTCCACGGTGGACGTGAGGATCGGAGCGGACACGTTCGAGTCGGGTGTGGCACGGCGCGACGAACACGTACGGTCGGCCGACTACCTCGACGTGGCCACCCATCCCGAGTTCGTGTTCCGTGGTGACGGCGTCGAGGCCGGGTCCGGCGGGACTGTCCTGACGGGGGAGTTGACCGTCCTCGGTGTCAGCCGGCCGGTCGACGTCACCGTCGAGAGCGTGACGGTCGAGGGTCGCGGCCTGACGGTCGTGGCGTCGGCCGTCGTGGACCGCTACGCGTTCGGTGTGACCACCGCGAAGGGGATGACCGGCCGCCGGCTGACCGTGCGCCTGGATGTCAGGGCGACGCGTTGA